From the Piliocolobus tephrosceles isolate RC106 chromosome 14, ASM277652v3, whole genome shotgun sequence genome, the window GGCTCCGTGGGCACCCCCGCCCCCTCAGCCCCCAGACTCCGTGGCAGGTGTCATCAGGGGCTGCGGCCCGATTTCCCCATCACTCCCTCCTGGGCTCCCTTCACAAGATCTGGTTCGACTGGCCCCTGGAAAACCCCCCGTGGTCTGCCAGCGCCCACAGGATGAGGTCGAAGTTCAGAAGTCGGTAACTAAGGCTCTTGCCCGTGCAACAGCAGCCACTCCAAACTGACGCCTTTGTTCACACCCGCGGTGAAACCCACTGCTCCCGCTTTGCTCAACAGCTAACACCAGCCCTCCCATCTTCTGAAGTCCAGATCCCCCTCCTTAAGACGCAGAAGTTCCCCGACGGCCGCTCCTTTCTACCGCAGGGAACTGCCCTGCCTCCTTCCGGGGCGTAACAGCGGAGGCTGCGCTCGTTTTCCCATACCCACTGGGACTGGTCTGGGGCGCCCTGGCCGGCGGGTCGTTTCCCGGGCGGAGATGCCTCCGGTCCACTCCCTCATGCCCCGCCCCTCATGTCCCGCCCCCTCGGGGCGTGCGCGGCCCCGCGGCCTTAGCGCACTCCGGGCCCGCGCGCCATCTTGGCTCAGGATCGTGCGTGAGGCGGATTCGGTGAGAGCTGGAACCGGGCGGGCAGAGGGGCGCTCGGAGGGTGGGAGGACGCCTGCTGCTTGGCTGCAGCGGCCGGCAGGACCTTGGAAGCGACCGTGCCTATGGAAACGGCCAAGGCTGTCTTGGTATAGCCCGAGCAGCCCTCCGAGTCGAGCCTTTGCCCCCGAGTTTCTGAGTGACCTGGGTTGATATGGATCGACCCTGGTAATCTCTGGGAGAGGGGCTCAGTTCTGTGTGGGGGCAGCACTGGGTAAGGGTTCTTGGCTGTTTCCCGGGGGGCCTGGGGCTAAGGGCCTTGTCCTTGTCCTTGCGAGGAGCGCTCTCTATTGGTATTAGTCTGGGGTGAGGGTTCCAGGCCCTGTTCCAAGGAGTCCAGGATAAGGGGGGCTAGGCCCCAGTCCTGGAGAGTTTGGGATGAGGGGGCCTGGCGCTCTCCCAAAGAGCCCAGTGTTTGGCGAATTTGGTCCTGCCTCTGGGACTCCAGGATTGGAGGTGGGAGTGTTATGGCCCTTGTAGAGGAACGGGGTGTATGGGGTACAGCCCTTTCCCGGACGGCGGCAGGCATGGCCCTTGTCACAAGATGCTAAGGACGAGGGGACATGATCCTGTTTCTGGGAAGTCTGGAACGGGGAGCAGGGCCATATCCTGAATGGAGATAGGGGATGGTGGACAGTGACTTGAGGCATATTGCTTAGCACTCATCTGATGCTTCCCTGCAGTGGGCAGCGAGAGTCACATTCAAGACAGCAAGCAGGATGGAGCACTACCGGAAAGCTGGCTCTGTAGAGCTCCCAGCGCCTTCCCCAATGCCCCAGCTACCTCCTGATACCCTTGAGATGCGGGTCCGAGATGGCAGCAAAATTCGCAACCTTCTGGGACTGGCTCTGGGTCGGTTGGAGGGCGGCAGTGCACGGCATGTGGTGTTCTCAGGTTCTGGCAGGGCTGCAGGAAAGGCTGTCAGCTGCGCTGAGATTGTCAAGCGGAGGGTCCCAGGCCTGCACCAGCTGACGAAGCTACGTTTCCTGCAGACTGAGGACAGCTGGGTCCCAGCCTCACCTGACACAGGGCTAGACCCCCTCACAGTGCGCCGCCATGTGCCTGCAGTGTGGGTACTGCTCAGCCGGGACCCCCTGGACCCCAATGAGTGTGGCTACCAACCCCCAGGGGCACCCCCTGGCCTGGGTTCCATgcccagctccagctgtggcccTCGTTCCCGAAGAAGGGCTCGAGACACCCGATCGTGAAGACCTGCTGAGCCAGCCTGTTCTCCAGGCCTGAATGTCTGGGATGCTTGTGCCTTTTCTGAGAAGCCCTGTGACTGTGCAACATCCCCCTCAAGGTTTGAGTCCACAGAAGTGGACTTCGCTGTCATGCTTTCCCTTCCCTCTAGCATGTGGGAAGGGACTGCTATGAAGAGTGACAGGTGTGGGGCCTCTGCCAAGTTCCGCGTTGCTAAATAAGGGCTTACTCTGCCTTCTACTTACAATGCATCTGAACTGCCTTCTGAAAGAGAAGGGATTTAGGAAATAAAGTTTCTACCTATTTGATGATGAGCCTCTGCTCAGCCTGCTATGTGGAGTGGGATTAGAGAAATGGGAGTCCCTAGCCTTACCCCCTGGGAGCTGATCCGGTGAAGACAGAGGAAGAGTAGGCTCAGGCTGGTGCTGAGAGAATCTAGTGTAGACAAGAAGCCTCATTCAGTACTGAATATATCTAATTCCCTGGGTAGTTATTTAATCCTGCTTTGGCCTGGTTTAGGAGTACTGCCAGGTCAGACATTTCTCTCCATCTGCAACTTACAGTATAGTATAGTGGTTGTGAGCATGGACTCTGGTACCAGTCTGCCTGCGTTTCAATTCTGGTCTGCCACTTATTAGCGAGTTACTGCTCTGTGTCTTAGTGGTCTTATCCATAAAACAGGAATACGATAGTGTTTATCacatagggttgttatgagatTAAATAAGGAAATACACATATATGACATTTAGATACCACCTTGGCACATAGTGCTATTAAGTGTTAATTGCTATTATCGTTATTAATGATTTACCTATCCCAAATGCAACAACTGTCTCACACCTTCCCTCCAGCTTCCTTGTCCCAGTCTCAGCTATGGAGCTGGACTTCTGCTTTGAAGAGATAGAAGCCTTCCGAACTCCCTCGTGTTCCATCTTCACCTCCAGACATATCTGTATAAACATTTATCCTCAACTCCACTAGTTTGCAAACATGCTTTTTCCTATCTTAGAAACATatctttgggctgggcacagtggctgatgcctgtaatcccagcactttgggaggctgaggcaggaggattgtttgatcccaggagttggagaccagcctgggcaacacagtagtgagaccctgtctctacaaaaacatctaaaaattagctaggcacctttagtcccaggtacttgggaggctgaggtgagaggattgcttgagcccgggaggttgaggctgcagtgagccatgattgtgctactgcactttggcctggatgacagagtgagaccctgtctcaaaaacagaaaacaggctgggcacagtggctcacacctgtagtcccagcactttgggaggccaagaccagcctggtcaacttggtgaaaccccatctctacttaaaatacaaaaaattagctgggcatggtggtgcgtgcctgtaatcccagttacctgggaggctgaggcaggagaatagcttgaacccaggaggcggaggttgtagtgagctgggattgcaccactgcactccagcctggatgacagagcaagactccgtcttgaaaagacaaaacaggcctggcgtggtggctcacccctgtaatcctagcactatgggaggccaaagagggtggatcacgaggtcaggagttcgagaccaacctcgccaacatggtgaaacacccccccccccccactaaaatagaaaaattagctgggcgtggtggtgtgtacctgtaatccccactacttgggaggctgaggcaggagaatcacttgaacccgggaggcagaggttgcagtgagccgagatcatgccattgcactccagcctgggcaatagagtgagattccatccttttaaaaaaaaaaacaacaacaacaaaaaaaaacaagactgggcgaggtggcttacgcctgtaattccagcactttgggaggccacagtgggcagatcacaaggtcaggagttcgagaccaccccgaccaacatggtgaaaccctgacttaactaaaaatacaaaaaaaaattagccagacctggtggtgggcgcctgttatcccagcgacttgggagactgaggcaggagaatcgcttgaacccaggaggcagaggttgcagtgagccgctgagattgcaccactgcactccagcctgggcaacagagcgagactcctcacACGAAATAAAaaaggctggacacggtggctcacgcctgtaatcctagcactttgggaggccaaggcaggcagatcacgaggtcaggagatcgagaccatcctggctaacacagtgaaactccatctctactaaaaatataaaaaattagccaggcgtggtggtgggcgcttgtagtcccagctacttgggaggctgaggcaggagaatggtgtgaaccctggaggcggagcttgcagtgagccgagattgcgccactatactccagcctgggcaacagagcaagactccgtctcaaaacaaaaagaaaaacaaaacaaaaaaaacccacctcaATCCCACATCTCTCTCCAGGTCTCATCCTTGCCTTTTTTCCCTTTGCTGCTCCTTTTCTGCTTTGCCTTGGCCTTAAACTCTCAGGGTCAGGGGCGTGAGAAGAGAAGTGAAGGTTGCATTAGTAGCAGGGGGTGCTGCGGGAACTAGAGCAGGATTATGGGCAGTAGTGAACTCTGAAGAATTGAATCGGTTGGATCTCCCATGGATCTTGAGATTTTCTCCAATGTGTCCAGCAGCCTGGGTGTCCAGTCAGGAAAGCAGAAGGTTGGGGTTCTTCTGGGCTCACACTGTAATAGAATGTGTAGTAGAATGTGCCCAGCAACGTAAGGGTGTTGCACTTAACTGAGACCAGGCAGGAGGGATTGAGAAGGAGAGGGAATTGGAGGACTGAAGGCCTTGATAAGGGCTTGGAGGAGGGGTGAGGTGACCACAGGGCCATCAGGCAGTGGTCAAAACTTTAAATACTGCATCCTTTGCTTTCAAAGATAGGTTAGCTCTGAGTGATGTGGAGGACCCTGGGGAAGGTACGTGATGAGGATTCAGAGGAGATTAGGAGAGAGAACCTCAGTGGCTGCCGAGCCAGATCTCTCAAATGCACAGGGTCATGAAGCATCTCATACACTCCTAAAGGGAATTATGGCTGTGGTGGCAGTGATGCAGGTGTCTTGCTGCCAGCAACTGACTGACTTCCCCCATTCTCCTCTCAGCTAATTCAGGGATTTTGTTCCCTCTCTGCTTCTGCATACTGCTTTTTCTCTGAACATCTTCACTTGTGTGTCTTCTGCCATCAGCAGTTCTGTGAGTAGCATTGGATCTCTGGAGCTTTGAGGCCAGGCCATCTTGCCGACTATTGACCTTTGGCTGATGATCTCATCCCATCTGCTGATGGCCAGGGTGGAGGGATCACATGGAATAATCATAGTGATCTGTGCTGAAGGTGGCATTGCGAGCTCTGGAGTCCCAGGAGGGgcattttctctccctctttggTCTCTACAGGGCCCAGCTGGGGCCTGCAGGAGGAATGGCAGGGAGGGGACCAGAGACATCAGCCCTTTGGAGTCAGAAAGGCTGATCAACTTTACAAGAGAACACAAGAGTTGTGTCTAGTTCTGTCCACTTTCTCCTTAATTCACTGCAATGTGGCTTCTGCCACCATAAGGTCATGTCTTGGCACAAAAGGTAAGGAAGTAGAGACAGCTCTTTCAAGAAATTGGATTATGAATGGGTAGAAAGGGGTGATAGACAGCAGGAGAGGAATGTGGAGTACAGagtgttgggttttgtttttgttgttatgatTGTTGTTGTAGTTTTTAATATACTAGCAGGGACTTGAGCATGTTTATAGGCTGACAGACGGAAGAAGCCAGtagggaaagaaatgaaggatgCAGGAGATTGTGGATAACTCACAGCATGAAGTTCCTGAGCAGGTAAAAGTGAATGGGATCCAGAAGCACGGAGGTAAGGGCCTCCCAAGGGAAGAGGAGGGATGACTTCCTGTAACAGGAGGGATGGAGTTGAGGGGACAGATATGTATGCAGATAGGTCTGGAGGTGAAGATGGGACATGAGGGAGTTCAGAAGGCCTCTATCTCCTCAAAGCAGGAGTCCAACTCCATAGCTGAGAGTGGGGTGAGGAAGCTAGAGGGAAGGATGTGTGAGATAGTTGTTGCAGTTGGGAGAGGTGACTAGGAGAGGTACAGGAGGATGACCAGGCAGGGCTAAAAGCCCAGGGTAGGCTTTTGACCATGAACTTGTAGGGTCATTGGTCAGGGTGTGTGAGCTCTAGCAGCACCCACAGGGTAGGTGAGGACTCAGAAAAAGCACAGTTGCATTCTTCCAGACTGACTTTAAGACAGGTAGGAATGATGGAAAATGCATGAGGAGACTAGCAAGAGAGTACATGTAGTGAAGGACCGAGGCATCCAAACTGGGCCAGGAGGGAAGTGAGGGAAAGGGGACAGGAGTCAGTGGCCTGGAGATCCCCATGAAGATGGGGTGGAGTGAGATGGACTATCCTAAGACAGGAACGTTGTAGCTGTGTGGTTTCCTAGGCTGCcgtaacaaagtgccacaaactcgggggcttagaacaacagaatttattgtctcacagttctggagctggaagtctgaaatcaagttgTTGGCAGGGCTACACTCCCTCTGAAATCTGTAGGGGAATCCTTTCTTGCCTCGTCCTGGTGATTTGCAAGCATCATTTGGCATGCTTGACTTATAGGTGCATCATACCAATCTTCATGTGGCATTTTCCCTGTGTCTCCACCCCATCTTCcctttttgtgtgtctttgtatccaaatttcttctttttgtaagGACACCACTTACATTGGAtaagggcccaccctaatgacctcattttaatttaactatCTCTATAAAGgccctatctctctctctgtctctctctctctctttttctgtctctctctctgtctctctctctctctctctctgtctctctctctctcttctttcttgacagaatgtggccctgttgcccaggctggactgcagttgcgcaatcttggctcactgcaagctccgcctcctgggttcacgccattctcctgcctcagactcctgagtagctgggactacagtcacccgccaccacgcctggctgatttttttgtatttttagtagagatggagtttcaccgtgttagccaggatgatctctatttcctgacctcgtgatcggcctgcctcggcctcccaaagtgctggaattacaggcgtgagccaccgcgcccagcctaaaggccctatttctaaataaagtcacattctgaggtactggggatgAAGATATCAATATATGGTTTTGGTGGGGGGGCGGTGGGAGTGGAGGGCAAAATTTAACCCATAACCACAGCTAAAGGATGGGAAGGTATTAATAGGGTTGAGGGTTTTTGGAGCTGATAGGATTTGTGGGCATGAGAGTGGATGGCTGGAGGGTCTGGAGGAAGAGACATGGAAGATGAGCTGGTGAGttgaggctgggaaaggtaagGTGGAGCATTCTGGTGGGCAATGGAGTCATCCGGGATGGAATGTGTTGCTCATTCTCACTACCTGTCTTAGAGGTGGCATGTCTAGCCACCTTGTGTTTGTTCCCTTGGAATGGGGACATCAGAACACAATATGCCTGGAGGAGTTATGTGCCTCCCATATCCAAGCAGGCACCCAGTTCTGCAAGTTTTGGCTTTTAGGTCTCCATCCCCAAAGCCTCTGTTGGTTTGTGCCATTCATTATCGCTCAGCAGTTTCCATATTGATCTCTGTGCTTCAGTCCCCTGAGACCTCTCCCCCATACCAAGCCACTGGCTATTTCCTTTGTTTAGAATGCTCTTCACCCCATACTTGCATGGttatctccctccctcctttaaGTCTTTGCTAAAATGTCACCTTCATGAGGCCTACTCTGGCCACTTCATTTAAAATTGCAGTCCAGCACTTTCAATCTTCCTTACACTGCCTTTGCCCCACCCCAGTTTTTTTAACCTCTATTTTTAACGTCTTTAAGATAATATTTTCGTTTATTGTCTCATCCTGATGAGAATGTAAGCTCCAAAAGGGCAAGAATCTTTGTTTCATTCCCTTATGTAACTTAAGGATCTTGAACAtcacttggcacatagtaggtgctcaataaatatttagtgagtaaatgaatgaatattgagCACCCCCCCACCAATATGGGGCCATACTCAGATCTGACCTTGTAATTCCTCTATTCCCTTAGCCTCCATGCCAAGATTAGAGGACAGGATCCAAGTTCATTCACTACATTCACTAggtgtttgtggttttttttcttttttttctttttggaaatggagtttcgctcttgtcacccaggctggagtgcaatggcgtgatctcggctcactgcaacctctgcctcccaggttcaagtgattcttctgcctcagcctctgagtagctgggattacaggcgtggaccaccacagccggctaattttgtatttttagtagagacagggtttctccatgttggtcaggctggtctcgaactcccgacctcaggtgatctgcctgcctcagcctcc encodes:
- the RPP25L gene encoding ribonuclease P protein subunit p25-like protein, whose amino-acid sequence is MPPVHSLMPRPSCPAPSGRARPRGLSALRARAPSWLRIVREADSWAARVTFKTASRMEHYRKAGSVELPAPSPMPQLPPDTLEMRVRDGSKIRNLLGLALGRLEGGSARHVVFSGSGRAAGKAVSCAEIVKRRVPGLHQLTKLRFLQTEDSWVPASPDTGLDPLTVRRHVPAVWVLLSRDPLDPNECGYQPPGAPPGLGSMPSSSCGPRSRRRARDTRS